Genomic DNA from Halobaculum sp. CBA1158:
AGTTCGACAAGCCGGTCGTTGGTGTACTCCTGGCTGGTGCGGTCGCCGCCGGCGCGCTTGCCAACGTCCTCGCGCTTCTCAGCCGGGATCGAGTCGAGGATCTCCGGACCCGGGAGCTTGTCGTGGAGGACCACGTCCGCCTCCTCGAGCAGTCGTCGGGCCTTCACGGTGAGCAGCTCCGGGTCGCCGGGACCGGAGCCGACCAGCGAGACGAAGCCGCCCGCGCGGTCGATCTCGTCGCCGGCGGCGTCGCCGTCGTGCGTCATCTACTCGTCGCCCTCCTCGACGCGCTTGGCGGTCTCGGTCTCGGCGGACCGCTTCGCGGCCGCGATGAGGTCGGCCGCGCCCTGCTCGCGGAGCGCGTCGGCGAACTCGGCGGCGGCCTCGCGGTAGGTGCGAAGCGGGAGGTCGCGGATCGCCGCGACCTGGGTGTCGCCGTCGGCCGACAGCACTCGAACGCGCGTGCTGACGTGCTCGCCTTGGACGAGCGCGTTGACGCCGATCGGCGCGATGCAGCCGCCGCCCAGCTCGGCGAGGACGGTGCGCTCGACGCTGGTGGCGACGCGGGTCGGCTCGTGGTCCATCGCCGACCGGATCGTCTCGATCACGTCGGGGTCGTTCGCGGTGACCGCGACCGCGCCCTGGCCGGGCGCTGGGACGTGGTCCGCGCGGTCGAGCCGTTCGACCGCGTACTCGTCGCGGTAGAACAGGTCCGACCGACGTAGGCCGGCCTCCGCCAGCACGATCGCGTCGTACTCGTGCTCGAGGTCGTGCTCGAGCGCGCGGCGCTGGAAGTCGGTGAGGTCGTCGAACCACTCCTCGACGGTTCGCTCGTACTCGTCGTCGGTCTCGCGGAACTCCGCCGCCTCCGCCGCGCTGTCGGCCTCGGCCTCGATGCGACGCTCGTGTTCGGCCTGCAACTCGGGCGCGATGAGCTTCTGGATCCGCGTGTCGACGTTGCCGCGGAGCGGACGGACCTCCAGGTCCGGACGCTCGGCGAGCACCTGCGCCTTCCGGCGCAGCGAGGAGGTGCCGACGACCGAGCCGCGCGGGAGGTCCGCGAGGTCCCCGCCGTCGCGGGTGACGAGCGCGTCGCCGGCGGGCGCGCGCTCGCCGACGGCGGCGACGACGAGCCCCTCGGGCATCTCGGTGGGCATGTCCTTCAGCGAGTGGACCGCGGCGTCGACCCCGCCCGACAGCACCTCCTCGTCGAGCGCGCGCACGAACGCCCCCGTGCGCCCCAGTTCGGTAATGAGCGCTTCGTCGAGCTCGTCGCCGCGCGTCTCGACCTCGACCAGCTCCACGTCGCGGCGGCGCGTCGAGAGCTCGTCTCGGACGCCAGCCGCCTGTCGGAGCGCGAGGTCGGAGCCGCGGGTGGCGAGCCGCAGCGTCCCGGATGTCATACCCGAAACTCCGGTGCCACCGGGGAAAACGGGTTCGCTTCCGCAACGCGACGGCGTGTGACGCCGCGTCAGGGGGGTCGGTTTCTCAGCGGCGAGCAAGCTTCGCCGAACCGGCACCGTTTATCAGGGAGGGGAGTGTATCGCGATCCATGCAGACGGACGCCGTCGCTCACGTCCGCGCCTCCTTCGAGCGACGCCTCCGAGGACCCGCGGCACGGAGACGAGTCTCCGCGCCGCGACGACCGGGCCGCTAGGCCCCACCTCACTCCCTTCCCTCGTCTCGATCCGCTCGCCTTCCTCCGGGTAGCGTGCAGTCCGCGATTAATTTTCGAAGTTTACAAACGTCGAATTTATGGGCGTCGACGTGCGAGCGTGAGGTATGACGAAACGCGTTGCGCTCGCATTCAGCGGTGGACTCGACACGACCGTCTGCGTCCCGCTCCTCGAGGAGGAGTACGGCTACGACGAGGTCGTCGGCGTCACCGTCGACGTGGGCCAGCCGGCGGAGGAGTTCGACGAGGCCGAGGAGACCGCCGAGGCGCTCGACCTGGAGCACTACGTCGTCGACGCGAAAGCCGAGTTCGCGGAGCTGTGTTTCGACTCCGTGCGCGCGAACGCGACGTATCAGGGCTACCCGCTCGGAACCGCCCTCGCGCGTCCGGTGATCGCCGAGGCGATCCTGAAGGTCGCCGAGGAGCAGGACTGCGACGCCCTCGCGCACGGCTGTACCGGGAAGGGGAACGACCAACTGCGCTTCGAGACCGTCTGGCGCGCCTCCGACAAGGAGGTCATCGCGCCGGTGCGCGAGCTCGGCCTCACGCGCGAGTGGGAGATCGAGTACGCCGACGAGAAAGACCTGCCCGTCGAGGGCGGCAACGAGGGCGCGTGGTCGATCGACACGAACCTCTGGTCGCGCTCGGTCGAGGGCGACGACCTGGAGGACCCCACCTACGTCCCGCCGGAGGACATCTACGACTGGACGGCGACGCCCGGAGAAGTCGACGGCGAGGAGCTGGTGGAGATCGGCTTCGAGATGGGCTACCCCGTGATGCTGAACGGCGAGACGATCGATTCGGTCTCGCTCATCGAGGAACTCAACGAGATCGCCGGCGCGTACGGCGTCGGCCGTACTGACATGATGGAAGACCGGATGCTCGGGCTGAAGGTGCGCGAGAACTACGAGCACCCCGCCGCGACCGTCCTGTTGACGGCGCACGAGGCGCTCGAACAGCTCGTGTTCACCAAGTCCGAGCGCGACTTCAAGCAACAGATCGACGAGCAGTGGGCCCAGCAGGGGTACAAGGGCCTCGTGGACTCGCCGCTCGTGAACTCCCTCGAGGGCTACCTCGACGCCGGCCAGGAGAAGGTCACCGGCACGGTGACGGTGAAGCTTCAGGGCGGGCAGTGCCGCCCGGTCGCGCGCGACTCCGAGTACGGCGTCTACTCCGAGTCGGCCGCCTCGTTCAACACGGAGACGGTCGACGGCATCGAGCAGGCCGACGCGACGGGCGTCGCGAAGTACCACGGCTTCCAGGAGCGCCTCGCCAACCGCGTGCTGGAGAACGTGAAGGCCGGCGAGGGCGACGAGACTCTCGCGGCCGACGGCGGCAGCAAGGACGAGCACGGCGAGGACGACGAGTAGATGACCGGCGACGAGGGAACCGCCGGCAGCGACGCGGACGACGCCGAGTCCGCCGAGACGGTCGTCCGCCGCGACCGCTTCGCTGGCGGCCCGGCCCGCGGGTTCATGTCGAGCCTCGCGGCCGACGAGCGCATCTTCGCGGCCGACCTCGCGGTCGACCGCGCACACACGGTGATGCTCGCGGAGCAGGGCGTCGTCGGCGACGACGAGGCCGGCGAGATCCTCTCGGGGCTCGCCGCCGTCGAGGACGCCGGCCACGCCGCGCTCCCGGACGGCGAGGACGTCCACGAGGCCATCGAGTCGGCGGTCGTCGACCGCGTCGGCGACGTGGGCGGGAAGATGCACACCGCGCGCTCGCGCAACGACGAGGTCGCGGCCTGCATCCGCTACCGCTACCGCACGGACCTGCTCGACACCGCCGAGGCGACGCTGGCGCTGCGCGAGGCGCTGCTGGATACCGCGGCCGCCCACGCCGACACGGTCATGCCGGGGTTCACCCACCGACAGTACGCCCAGCCGACGACCGTCGGGCACTTCCTGTCGTCGTACGCGGGCGCGGTCGAGCGCGACACGGCTCGGCTGCTCGCGGCGTTCGACCGGACGAACGAGTCGCCGCTTGGCGGGGCCGCCTTCGCGGGCACCACCTTCGACATCGACCGCGAGCGCACGGCCGAACTGCTCGGGTTCGACGGCGTCGTCGAGAACTCGACGGACGCCGTCTCCGCGCGCGACTTCCTCCTCGAGGGGACCGCCGCGCTCGCGAACCTGACGGCGACGCTGTCGGGCCTCGCCACGGACCTGATCGAGCACGCGAAGGACGGCTACTTCGACCCCTCGGACGACTACGCGTCCACGTCGTCGATCATGCCCCAGAAGGTGAACCCGGACACGCTGGAACTGGCGCGCGCGGTCGCGGGCGACGCCGCCGGCGACCTCACCGGCCTGCTCACGACGCTGAAGGGGCTGCCGCGGGCGTACAACCGGGACCTCCAGCGCGCGACGCCCCACGCCTGGGACGCCGTCGACGACGCGACGGAGGCGACCGAGGTCGTCGCCGGCGCGGTCGCGACCGGCGAGTGGAACGTCGAGGCGTGCGCGGCCGACGCGGGCGCGGGCTTCTCGACGGCCACGGGGGTCGCCGACGCGCTCGCGGCCGCCGGGATCCCGTTCCGCACGGCCCACGAGGTGGTCGCGGAGGCGGCCGCGGCGTCGCCGTCGGACGCCGACGCGGAGACGCTCGCTGCAAATCTTGACGCGGCCGCTGCGGAGGTACTTGGGGAGTCCCTGTACGAACACGTGAGCCGCGAGGACCTCGACGCCGCGCTCGACCCCGCCGGGAGCGTCGCCTCCCGCGCGTCGCGCGGCGGCCCGGCACCCGACGCCGTGGCCGACTCCCTCGCGCGCATGACCGAGACGTACGACGGTCACGAGAACGGACTCGCCACGCGCCGCGGCGCGCTCGCGGCCGCCGAAACGAACTTGACGGATGCGGTCGAACCGTACATCTGATCGCCGAGAGCCCACGAACCCACCAATGACCGGACGCCCGACGACCCGACGGGTGCGAGGCGCTTCGCGCCTCCGCCGACCGCTCGCCCGACCGCGAGCGGCGCGACCGTCGCTCGGGCGACTCCCACGACGACCGGGGGACGGTCGCCCGCGACCGGGGGTCCGACCCCGACCGGTCTCGGCCGCCGCCCCGCGACCGCCGGCGGCGGTGGCCCCGCCGGCCCCCCTCGGGGCCAACACCACTCAGATTTCGAACATCGGATTCGAGATCCGCGCCGACCCGCCCGCTCACGCCGCGTAGCCGCGCCCTCGTCATTTTATTCAGCTGACAGAATCGACGGATTAAAGATGTCTTCCCCGATAGAGAGGAGTACACCATGACCGAGTCCGAATGCGTCGAGTGCGGGGGAACCGTGGCCCTGCACGACGACCTGGAGATCGGAGAGATCGTCGACTGTGAAACGTGCGGAGCCGAGCTGGAGGTCGTCGACGTCTCCCCGCCGGTCCTCGATCGAGCCCCGGAGCTCGAAGAGGACTGGGGGGAGTAAGATGAAGCTCGGCCTGCTCTACTCCCGGATACGGAAAGACGAGAAGCTCCTCCTCTCGGAGCTTCGCGAGCGCGGCCACGAGATCGTCAAGATCGACGTGCGCAAACAGCGGTTCGGCCTCGACGCGACGACCGCCGAGGTCGCCGACTGCGACCTGGTGATCGACCGCTGTCTCGCCACCTCGCGGTCGCTGTACGCCACGCGGTTCCTCGCGGCGTACGGGGTGCCCGTGATCAACAGTCCCGAGACGGCCGCCGTCTGCGCGGACAAGGTGAAAAACAGCCTCGCGCTGGAGGCGGCCGGGGTGCCGACGCCGGCGACCGAGGTGGCGTTCACCAAGGAGGCCGCGATGGAGGCCATCGAGGGGTTCGGCTACCCCTGCGTGATCAAGCCGGTCGTCGGCTCGTGGGGCAGGCTGATGGCGAAGATCGACACCGAGAACGCCGCCGAGGCGATCCTGGAGCACAAGGCCACCCTCGGGCACTACGAGCACAAGGTGTTCTACGTGCAGGAGTACGTCGACAAGCCCGGCCGCGACATCCGCGTGCTGGCGTGTGACGGCGAGCCCGTCGCCGCCATGACGCGCTCCTCGGATCACTGGCTCACCAACGCCGCGAAGGGCGGCGAGACGGCCACCTTCGACCTCGACGACGAGGCGAAGGAACTCGTGGCGACCGCCAGCGACGCGGTCGGCGGCGGCCTGCTCGGCGTCGACCTGATGGAGACGAAGGACGGCGAGTACACGGTTCACGAGGTGAACCACACCGTCGAGTTCAAGGCGCTGAACGAGGCGAGCGAGGTCGACGTGCCCGCGGCGGTCGTCGACTGGCTCGAACTGAAGGCCGATGTAGCCGACGAGGCGGTGGCGACGGCATGACGAGCGAGGTCGAGCGGAGCGAGACCTGGGAAACGAGCGGGGAGCGAGCGCGGTCGAGCACAGCGAGACCGCGACGGCGAACGGGGAGCGGAGCGACCCGTGAGCGCAGCGACCCGCGAGTCGCCGTCGCCGACGGCGGTACCGAACAACTGACCGCCTCCGTCGTCGGCGCGTCCGGCTTCGCGGGCGGCGAACTGTGTCGCCTGCTGACCGGACACCCGAACGTCGAACTCGTGCAGGCGACCAGCCGCGAGTACGAGAACAAGACGCTCGGCTACGTCCACCCGAACCTCCGGGGCGTCGACGTGCGCTTCTCGTCGCCGGAGGACCTCGACTCGGTGGACGTGCTGTTCGCGTCGACGCCCCACGGCGTCTCGATGGAGCACATCGACGCCTTCCGCGACGCCGCGGGCACCGTGGTCGACCTCTCGGCGGACTTCCGCCTGAACGAGGCGGCGGACTACGACGAGTGGTACGACGGCCACGTCGCCCCCGAGCACCTCGCGGACGCGGCGTACGCGCTCCCCGAACTCGGACGCGAGAAACTGAAGGGTGCGGACCTCATCGCCTCCGGCGGCTGCAACGCCACGGCGACGATGCTGGCGCTGAAGCCGTTGGTCGATTCGGGCGTCATCACGCCCGACGACCAGGTGGTCGCGGACCTGAAGGTCGGCTCATCGGAGGGGGGAGCCGGCGGCGGTGCCGCCTCCAGCCACCCGGAGCGCTCGGGCGTCGTGCGCCCGTACGCGCCGACGGGGCACCGCCACGAGGCGGAGATCCAGCAGGAACTGGGCCTCTCGCTCTCGTTCACCGTCCACGCGGTCGACATGACCCGCGGGGCCGCGGCGACGTGTCACGCCTTCCCGAGCGAGCGCGTCACTACGGGCGACCTGTGGGGCGCGTACCGCGAGGCGTACGACGACGAGCCGTTCGTCCGCCTCGTCGCGGGCGGCGGTGGCGTGTACCGCTACCCCGAGCCGAAGGCCGTGGCCGGGACGAACCACGCCGAGGTCGGCTTCGAGCTTGACCCCGAGAACGGCCGCGTGGTCGCGTTCTCGGCCATCGACAACGTGATGAAGGGCGCGGCGGGGCAGGCGGTCCACGCCGCCAACGTCGCGCTCGGGCTGGAGGAGACGGCCGGTCTGGAGTTCCAGGGGCTCCACCCCGTGGGAGCGCCGTGAGCTGGCTCGGTGCGGCCGCCGTCGCGGACGGCGAGGTCCTGCCCGACGGCGGCGACGGCCCGCCCGTGGTCGTGAAGCTCGGCGGCGCGCGCGCGGTCGACCCCGCTGGGGCGGTCGGCGACGTGGCCCACCTCGTCGCCAACGGCCGCAGTGTGGTCGTCGTCCACGGCGGCTCGACCGCCGTCGACGACCTGCTGGAGCGCCTCGGCATCGAGTCGGAGTACGTTGAGACGCCCTCGGGCGTCACCGGCCGTTTCACCGACGCAGAGACGATGGAGGCGTTCACGATGGCGATGGCGGGCCAGGTGAACACCGACCTCGTCACCGCGATGAAGAACGCCGGCGTCGACGCCGTCGGCCTCTCGGGCGTCGACGGCGGCATCCTGACAGGCCCCCGGAAATCGGCCGTCCGCGTCGTCGAGGACGGAACGAAGAAGATCAAACGCGGCGACCACTCGGGCACGCCGAAGGAGGTGAACGACGGCCTCCTCTCTACCCTGCTCGCTGACGGGTACACGCCGGTCGTCTCCCCGCCGATGTTCGGTATGGAAAGCGAGAGCGAGGGGACCCCCGTCAACACCGACGCCGACCGCGCGGCCGCGGCCGTCGCGGGCGCGCTCGGCGCGGAACTGGTCGTCCTCACGGACGTGTCGGGCGTGTACGCCGATCCGGACGACCCCGACACGCTCATCGAGTCCGTCACCACGGACGCCGAGTACGACGCGCTCACCGACGCCGCCGAGGGGTTCATGACCCGGAAGGTGATGGCCGCGACCGAGGCGCTCGAGTCCGGTGCCAGCGCGGTGACCGTCGCCGACGCGAACGTCCGCGACCCGATCGTCGCCGCGCTCGACGGCGCGGGGACGCGTATCGAGCGGTCCGCGGTCGTTGCCGGCGCGGACGGCGCGACCGACGAGGTCTCCGCCGACGCGGAGGTGGACGGATGAGCGCCTTCGAGGACCTGAGCGACGCCGGCGAGGGGTTCGTCTTCTCGGAGAAGCCGATCCCCATCGAGTCGGGCGAGGGCGTCCACCTCACCGCCGAGGACGGAACCGAGTACCTCGATTTCGGCGCGAGCTACGCGTGCGCCCCCCTCGGCCACTGCCCGCCCGCGGTGGTCGACGCGGTGCAGGAGCAGGCTGCCGAGCTGCTGTACGTGCAGGCGTCGTACCCCAACAGCGCTCGCACGGAGCTGTACGAACGCCTCGGCGCGGTCGCCCCCGGCGACATCTCGAAGGTGTGGCTCTGTAACTCCGGCACGGAGGCGAACGAGGCGGCGATGAAGTTCGCGCGCTCGGCGACCGGGCGCGAGAAGATCGTCGCCACGAAACGCGGCTTCCACGGCCGGACGCTGGGCGCGCTGGCGATGACGTGGAAGAAGAAGTACCGCGCCCCCTTCGAGCCCGTCGCCGGCGGCGTCGAGTTCGTCGACTACGGCGACGCGGAGGCGCTGGCGGAGGCCGTCGACGACGAAACCGCAGCCGTGTTCCTCGAACCCGTTCAGGGCGAGGGCGGGATCAACCCCGCGGGTACCGAGTATCTGCAGTCGGCTCGCGACCTGACCGAGGACGCCGGCGCGGCGCTGGTGTTCGACGAGATCCAGACGGGTATGGGCCGCACCGGCGACCTGTGGGCCTGCGAGGGCGCGGGCGTCGTACCCGACGTCCTCACGACGGCGAAGGGCGTCGCCTCCGGCCTCCCGCTGGGCGCGACGCTGTGTGCCGACTGGATCGCCGACGGCGCGGCCAGCCACGGCTCGACGTTCTCGGGCAACCCGGTCGTCGCCGCCGCGGCCAACGCGACCCTTGAGGAACTGGTCGCCGAGGACGTGCCCGGCCACGCGGCGACGGTCGGCGACTACCTCACGACCCAGTTGACCCAGGCCGTCGAGGAGCACGACCTGCCCGTGCGCGAGGTGCGCGGCGAGGGGCTGATGATCGGCATCGAGGTGAAGCGCGGGGCGAACCGGTACCTCCGCGATCTGGCGATGGAGCATCAGATCCTCGCGCTGCCGGCGGGCCGCTCCGTGGTCCGTCTGCTCCCGCCGCTGGTGATCAACGAGGGCCACGCCCGCGAGGTCGTGGACGCCCTGACCGAGGTGCTGTGAACATGGAGGGGATCGAGTGATGGCCGTGCAGAACCCGGTCGACCCGACGGAGGCGCTCGACACCGACGGTCGCAGACTGCTGTACGATCTCGTGTCGACGCCGTCGGTCTCGGGCGACGAGGCCGAGGCGGCTACCGTCCTCGTGGAGTTCCTCGAGGACCACGGCCGCGAGGCGTACACCGACGAGGTGGGGAACGTCCGCGCCCCCGGCGACGACTCGCTGCTGCTCACCTCCCACGTCGACACGGTCCCGGGCGACATCCCGGTCGAGATCGCCGACGGCGACGAGGAACTGGACGCCGACGGTCCCGTGCTGTGGGGTCGCGGCAGCGTCGACGCCACGGGATCGCTGGCGGCGATGGCCGTCGCGGCCGTCGAGACTGGCGTCTCGTTCGTCGGCGTCACGGGCGAGGAGACCGACTCCCGCGGCGCGCGCCACCTCGTCGAGACGCGCGACGCGCCCGAGGCCGTCATCAACGGCGAGCCGTCCGGCTGGGACGCCGTGACGCTCGGATACCGCGGGCTCATCTCCGGGACGTACGTCGCGACCAGCGAGTCGGGGCACACCTCCCGGCCGGACGCCAACGCCGTCCAGCACGCGATGCACTGGTGGCAACGCGTCGAGGACGCGTTCGACTACTACGACTACGGTGCCGTCTTCGAGCAGGTGACGACGAAGCCGGTCGCCGTCGAGGGCGGTCTCTCCGAGGACGGCCTCTCGATGGAGGCGACGATGGACGTGCAGTTCCGGGTGCCGCCGTCGCTTTCCCCCGAGGACGTTCGCGAGCGCGCCGACGCCGAACTCGACGTGGGGACGGTCCATTGGAACGACCCGATCCCGCCCGTGATGGGGAGCCCCAGGGACGCCGTCGCAACCGCGCTCCGGGGCGGTATCCGCCGCGCGGGCGGCGACCCCCGGCTGCTCCGCAAGACCGGCACCGCGGACGTGAACATCTTCGCCGGCGCGTGGGACGTGCCGATGGCGACGTACGGCCCCGGCGACTCCGACCTGGATCACGCGCCCGACGAGCGACTCCCCGTACGGGAGTTCGACCGCGCCGTCGAGGTGCTCACCGACGCCTCGCGACGACTGACCGACGACTGATTCACGGCGGACCCGGCGCGCCCACGTCGCCCGCCCCGTTCTGACGCACGTCACCTCACCACCGACTCACCGCACGACACCGACACGACCCGATATCCACGACCCCCGATCACGATGAGCACGAACACGACACCGACGACGACCGACGACGAGGCCGACGCGTTCCCGAGCGACTTCCTCGACATCGACGACCTGACCGCCGAGCAGTTGGCGACGGTGCTGGCGCGGGCCTCCGACCTGAAGGCGGGCAAGGACCTCACGCAGTTGCCCCGGACGACCCTGGCGATGCTGTTCGAGAAGCCCTCGACCAGGACCCGCGCGAGCTTCGAGACGGGGATGACCCAACTCGGGGGCCACGCGATGTTTCTCGGGCCCGACGCGATCCAGTTGGGTCACGGCGAACCGCTGAAAGACACCGCCCGCGCGCTCGGCGGCTACGCCGACGCCCTCATGGTTCGGACGTTCGCCCACGAGAACGCGGAGATCCTCGCTGAGTACGCCGACGTGCCCGTGATCAACGGCCTCACCGACGACGCCCACCCCTGTCAGACGCTGGCGGACCTGCTCACGATCCACGAGGAGGTGGGCGACCTCTCGGAGGTGCAGGCGGCGTGGGTCGGCGACGGCAACAACGTCGGTCGCTCGTTCGCCGTCGGGGCCGCCCTCGCGGGCCTCGACCTCACGGTCGCCACGCCCGACGGCTACGGCCTCGGCGACGACGTGTACGACCGCTGTGCGGAACTCGGCACCGAACCGACGGCCGTCGACACCCCCGAGGAGGCCGTCGCCGACGCGGATGTGGTGTACACCGACGTGTGGGTGAGCATGGGCGAGGAGGAGGAGCGCGCGGAGAAGCTCCCGGCGTTCGAGGGGTATCAGGTGAACGAGGAACTCCTCGACGCCACCGACGCCGCGTTCATGCACTGCCTCCCCGCCCACCGCGGCGAGGAAGTGACCGACGCCGTGCTGGAGTCGGAGCGCTCGATCGTGTGGGAGCAGGCGGAAAATCGGATGCACGCGCAGAAGGGGCTGCTGGTGGAGCTGCTGGAGTAACGGACGCGAGCGGTCGGAGCAGTCACGGCTCCGGCGGCTCCCCGTCGTAGGCCGCGTGGTCGCTGAAGAAGTTCAGCATCGCGAACTTCAGCTTCTCCGGGCCGATGTCGATCAGCTCCTCGCGCTCCTCGGGCGGGAACGCGTCGCGCACGGAGTACTTCCCCATGTCGGCGGTGGTGTACCGCTTGTCCAGCAGCGCGCGCACGCCGAAGTCGGTCGGCGAGCGTATCACCCGGCCGAGCGCCTGCCGGGTCTTTCGGACCGTCGGGATCTCGACGGCGTACTCCCAGCCGGCGTCTCGGGATCGCTCGGCGAACGCGCGGTCGTAGGCGTCCTGCACCGCCTCCATGCGCTCGGAGAGGTGGGGGTACGGCACGCCGACGACCGCCACGGTCCGGGCGGCGTCGCCGTCGAAGCTCACCCCCTCAGCGAGCG
This window encodes:
- a CDS encoding aspartate aminotransferase family protein, translating into MSAFEDLSDAGEGFVFSEKPIPIESGEGVHLTAEDGTEYLDFGASYACAPLGHCPPAVVDAVQEQAAELLYVQASYPNSARTELYERLGAVAPGDISKVWLCNSGTEANEAAMKFARSATGREKIVATKRGFHGRTLGALAMTWKKKYRAPFEPVAGGVEFVDYGDAEALAEAVDDETAAVFLEPVQGEGGINPAGTEYLQSARDLTEDAGAALVFDEIQTGMGRTGDLWACEGAGVVPDVLTTAKGVASGLPLGATLCADWIADGAASHGSTFSGNPVVAAAANATLEELVAEDVPGHAATVGDYLTTQLTQAVEEHDLPVREVRGEGLMIGIEVKRGANRYLRDLAMEHQILALPAGRSVVRLLPPLVINEGHAREVVDALTEVL
- the argH gene encoding argininosuccinate lyase — encoded protein: MTGDEGTAGSDADDAESAETVVRRDRFAGGPARGFMSSLAADERIFAADLAVDRAHTVMLAEQGVVGDDEAGEILSGLAAVEDAGHAALPDGEDVHEAIESAVVDRVGDVGGKMHTARSRNDEVAACIRYRYRTDLLDTAEATLALREALLDTAAAHADTVMPGFTHRQYAQPTTVGHFLSSYAGAVERDTARLLAAFDRTNESPLGGAAFAGTTFDIDRERTAELLGFDGVVENSTDAVSARDFLLEGTAALANLTATLSGLATDLIEHAKDGYFDPSDDYASTSSIMPQKVNPDTLELARAVAGDAAGDLTGLLTTLKGLPRAYNRDLQRATPHAWDAVDDATEATEVVAGAVATGEWNVEACAADAGAGFSTATGVADALAAAGIPFRTAHEVVAEAAAASPSDADAETLAANLDAAAAEVLGESLYEHVSREDLDAALDPAGSVASRASRGGPAPDAVADSLARMTETYDGHENGLATRRGALAAAETNLTDAVEPYI
- the lysW gene encoding lysine biosynthesis protein LysW, with protein sequence MTESECVECGGTVALHDDLEIGEIVDCETCGAELEVVDVSPPVLDRAPELEEDWGE
- the argF gene encoding ornithine carbamoyltransferase produces the protein MSTNTTPTTTDDEADAFPSDFLDIDDLTAEQLATVLARASDLKAGKDLTQLPRTTLAMLFEKPSTRTRASFETGMTQLGGHAMFLGPDAIQLGHGEPLKDTARALGGYADALMVRTFAHENAEILAEYADVPVINGLTDDAHPCQTLADLLTIHEEVGDLSEVQAAWVGDGNNVGRSFAVGAALAGLDLTVATPDGYGLGDDVYDRCAELGTEPTAVDTPEEAVADADVVYTDVWVSMGEEEERAEKLPAFEGYQVNEELLDATDAAFMHCLPAHRGEEVTDAVLESERSIVWEQAENRMHAQKGLLVELLE
- the argC gene encoding N-acetyl-gamma-glutamyl-phosphate reductase, encoding MTSEVERSETWETSGERARSSTARPRRRTGSGATRERSDPRVAVADGGTEQLTASVVGASGFAGGELCRLLTGHPNVELVQATSREYENKTLGYVHPNLRGVDVRFSSPEDLDSVDVLFASTPHGVSMEHIDAFRDAAGTVVDLSADFRLNEAADYDEWYDGHVAPEHLADAAYALPELGREKLKGADLIASGGCNATATMLALKPLVDSGVITPDDQVVADLKVGSSEGGAGGGAASSHPERSGVVRPYAPTGHRHEAEIQQELGLSLSFTVHAVDMTRGAAATCHAFPSERVTTGDLWGAYREAYDDEPFVRLVAGGGGVYRYPEPKAVAGTNHAEVGFELDPENGRVVAFSAIDNVMKGAAGQAVHAANVALGLEETAGLEFQGLHPVGAP
- the hemC gene encoding hydroxymethylbilane synthase codes for the protein MTSGTLRLATRGSDLALRQAAGVRDELSTRRRDVELVEVETRGDELDEALITELGRTGAFVRALDEEVLSGGVDAAVHSLKDMPTEMPEGLVVAAVGERAPAGDALVTRDGGDLADLPRGSVVGTSSLRRKAQVLAERPDLEVRPLRGNVDTRIQKLIAPELQAEHERRIEAEADSAAEAAEFRETDDEYERTVEEWFDDLTDFQRRALEHDLEHEYDAIVLAEAGLRRSDLFYRDEYAVERLDRADHVPAPGQGAVAVTANDPDVIETIRSAMDHEPTRVATSVERTVLAELGGGCIAPIGVNALVQGEHVSTRVRVLSADGDTQVAAIRDLPLRTYREAAAEFADALREQGAADLIAAAKRSAETETAKRVEEGDE
- a CDS encoding argininosuccinate synthase; amino-acid sequence: MTKRVALAFSGGLDTTVCVPLLEEEYGYDEVVGVTVDVGQPAEEFDEAEETAEALDLEHYVVDAKAEFAELCFDSVRANATYQGYPLGTALARPVIAEAILKVAEEQDCDALAHGCTGKGNDQLRFETVWRASDKEVIAPVRELGLTREWEIEYADEKDLPVEGGNEGAWSIDTNLWSRSVEGDDLEDPTYVPPEDIYDWTATPGEVDGEELVEIGFEMGYPVMLNGETIDSVSLIEELNEIAGAYGVGRTDMMEDRMLGLKVRENYEHPAATVLLTAHEALEQLVFTKSERDFKQQIDEQWAQQGYKGLVDSPLVNSLEGYLDAGQEKVTGTVTVKLQGGQCRPVARDSEYGVYSESAASFNTETVDGIEQADATGVAKYHGFQERLANRVLENVKAGEGDETLAADGGSKDEHGEDDE
- the lysX gene encoding lysine biosynthesis protein LysX: MKLGLLYSRIRKDEKLLLSELRERGHEIVKIDVRKQRFGLDATTAEVADCDLVIDRCLATSRSLYATRFLAAYGVPVINSPETAAVCADKVKNSLALEAAGVPTPATEVAFTKEAAMEAIEGFGYPCVIKPVVGSWGRLMAKIDTENAAEAILEHKATLGHYEHKVFYVQEYVDKPGRDIRVLACDGEPVAAMTRSSDHWLTNAAKGGETATFDLDDEAKELVATASDAVGGGLLGVDLMETKDGEYTVHEVNHTVEFKALNEASEVDVPAAVVDWLELKADVADEAVATA
- a CDS encoding acetylglutamate/acetylaminoadipate kinase encodes the protein MPDGGDGPPVVVKLGGARAVDPAGAVGDVAHLVANGRSVVVVHGGSTAVDDLLERLGIESEYVETPSGVTGRFTDAETMEAFTMAMAGQVNTDLVTAMKNAGVDAVGLSGVDGGILTGPRKSAVRVVEDGTKKIKRGDHSGTPKEVNDGLLSTLLADGYTPVVSPPMFGMESESEGTPVNTDADRAAAAVAGALGAELVVLTDVSGVYADPDDPDTLIESVTTDAEYDALTDAAEGFMTRKVMAATEALESGASAVTVADANVRDPIVAALDGAGTRIERSAVVAGADGATDEVSADAEVDG
- a CDS encoding [LysW]-lysine hydrolase — its product is MAVQNPVDPTEALDTDGRRLLYDLVSTPSVSGDEAEAATVLVEFLEDHGREAYTDEVGNVRAPGDDSLLLTSHVDTVPGDIPVEIADGDEELDADGPVLWGRGSVDATGSLAAMAVAAVETGVSFVGVTGEETDSRGARHLVETRDAPEAVINGEPSGWDAVTLGYRGLISGTYVATSESGHTSRPDANAVQHAMHWWQRVEDAFDYYDYGAVFEQVTTKPVAVEGGLSEDGLSMEATMDVQFRVPPSLSPEDVRERADAELDVGTVHWNDPIPPVMGSPRDAVATALRGGIRRAGGDPRLLRKTGTADVNIFAGAWDVPMATYGPGDSDLDHAPDERLPVREFDRAVEVLTDASRRLTDD